The nucleotide sequence AAGACCTCGGCCTCGTTGGCCGCGTTGTCCGAAAGCGCGAGCTTGCCCTGTTTCGCGCCCTCTTCCAGCACGGAGGCCAGCCATCCCGACAGCCGGCGGAAATGCGCCCGTACCTCTACCACGAGCTCCGGCGGCAATACCGGCATCTGGCTCGCAAGCAAGGCGCACACGCAGAAGGCGCTGGTCGGATCGCCTATGCACTGCGCCCAATAGCCGATATAGGCGCGCAACTGGTCCACGGGATCGGGATGGTAGCGTTGCAGCGCGGCGATGCCGGTTTCCGCTTCTTCGCGGTAACGCTCCAGCAGCGTCCGGACCAGATCCACCTTGCTGGGAAAGTGATGATGAATGCTGGCCTTGCGGATGCCCACGACTTCCGAAATGTCGGCATAGCTGAAGCCGTTATATCCGCCGGCAATGATGAGGCCGCGCGCGCAGCGCAGGATCTCGTCGTAGGTGGTGCTGGATGAGGTTGCCATGGCAGCTAGACTACCAACTAGTAGGTTGCCCGTCAAGCGCCGGCAGGCCGCCGATCATGGACAGCCTTGTGCGTCACGCCCGGTCCGTCCCGTATCGCCGCAAGGACTCACCGCCCACGCGCCTGCTCGCCGCTCAAGGTCAGCACGGCGCTGGCGATGGTCGCCACCAGCTTGCCGTCTTCGCGCTGGATGTCGCACCGGTAGTGGCTGATCGTCCGGCCACGGTGCTCGGCCCAGGCATGGGCCCGCAAGCGCGCTTGCCAGACGGGACGAAGGAAAGTGGCTTTCAAGTCGATGCTGGTGAAGCTTTCGCCCTGCCGTATCAGCGTGGAATGCGCGGTACCGATGGCGGCATCCGCCAGTTCGCACAGCATTCCCCCGTGGACCGTGCCCTGCTGGTTACCGTGGCGCGCCGCGTCCGCGTCCAGTTCGACGGCGGCCATGGCCTCGCCGATTGCAACGATACGAAAGTCCAGCAACCGCGAGATGGCGGTGGGATAGCGCATATGGGTCGTCGCGTCTGCGTCCAGCGTGCCCTCGAGCTGGCGCCGCAGATACTCCAATACCGGCAAGTGCTCGACGGCTTCGGTCATGGCCGCCGGGGCCGGGTGATGCCGCTCGGTCGCAGGGTTCATGTTTCAGGGTCCATGTTCATTTGCACGGGAAAGGGCCATCGGACATGGCCGGGACGATGGATGGATCCGGCCAGGCCTTCCTGCGCGCAGGCTAACCGCCTAAAGTAGAACAATCAAAAAATTGTCCTAGATACAGTCCATGGCATCCTCACCGCTATCCCAGGTCATCGACCGGATCGCCGCCGATATCCGCAGCGGCAAGCTGCCGCCGGGCACGGCCTTGCCCACACACCGCCAGCTTGCCGCCCGCCACGGCATCGCCATCGCCTCGGCCAGCAAGGTTTACGCGCGGCTCAAGGCCACGGGCCTGGTCATCGGTGAAACCGGCCGCGGCACCTTCGTCCGCGACCGGCCTGCGCACCGCGAATGGGACAGCGGCGACGAGGCCCGGCTGAGCGCCGATGCGGCGGACCTGTCCTTCAACCATCCCACCTGGCCGGGGCAGGCGGACCTGCTGCGGGCGATGCTGCGCGAGCTGGCCGGATCCGGCGACCTGGCCGCGCTGATGCATCAGCAACCGCCCGGCGGACGGCGGCATGAAAGACAAATCGTGGCGGACTTCCTGGCCAGGGAACGCGGCATACAGGCGACGGCATCCCGCGTCTTCCTGGTCAACGGCGCCCAGCAGGGCCTGGACATCGCCGCCGGTGCATGGCTGCGCGCCCACGACACGGTGGCCGCCGATGCCCTGACGTACCCAGGCTTCAAGATGCTGGCCCAGGCACGGGACCTGGCGCTCAGGCCCATCCCCGCCTCCCCCGGCGGGCCCGACCTGGATGCGCTGGAAGCGCTGTGCCTGCGTCACCGGATACGCGCCATCTATGCCATGCCTACGCTGCACAATCCCCTGGGCTGGGTGCTGGACGCCAGCCAGCGCGAGCGGCTGGTGGCCATCGCGCGACGATACGATTGCATGCTGATCGAAGACGCCTCGTACGCCTACCTTGCCGGCACGGCGTCGCCGCCCCTGGTGGCGCTGGCGCCCGAACGCACGGTCTACGTCTCCAGCCTGTCCAAGAGCGTGGCCAGCGGCCTGCGATTCGGCTACGTACTGGCCCCGGAGACCCTGGCGCTGCGCATCAAGGCGCGGATCCGCGCCAGCTTCTGGAGCATGCCGAGCCTGGTCACCGCCATGGCGACGCGGTGGATGCAGGATGGCACGGTGCAACGGCTGGAGTCCGAGCACCGGCGCGGCGCGCGCCTGCGCCAGGCCATCGCGCGCAAGGCATTCGCCGGCATGGACCTGACCGCCCATCCCAGCGGGCCGTTCGTCTGGCTACGGCTGCCTCCGGACCTGCGCATGGACCGCATCGCCATGGCACTGTCCGAACGCCACATCGCGGTTTCCAAGGCCGAAGCGTACGCGACGACACGACATGCGCCCCAGGCCCTGCGGCTGGGCCTGAGCTCGGTACCCCTGGATCGATTGCCCGCCGTACTGGCCGAGGTCCGGTCGACGATAGAGATGTATCCGATATAGCCGGAATATCGGCCGCCCCGCCAGGCCCGCGAAATCACCCGGCCTGACGACGCTCCGGCTTGCCCGTCGTGCGCAGCGTGAAGTCGGCCATGATGGACCAATCCCGGTCCGCGCCACCGTCCTCCACCGCCAGCCGCATTTGCTCATGTACCGCGGCGAGCATGGGCAAGGGCCCCTGCAAGCCCCGCGCCGCTTCGCGTGCAAGGCGCAGATCCTTCAGGCCCAGGGAGGCCTTGAAGCCCGGCTCGTACTTGCCCTGTTCGATCAGGGCCGAATAGACCTGGTACGAACGGCTGCCGAACAAGGTGCCCAGGATCAATTCGAAGAAATCGGCGCGCCGCACGCCGTGGGCATCGGTCAGCGACACCGCCTCGGCCATGGCTTCGATGGCCATGGCGATCATCATGTTGCAGGCGATCTTGGCCGCGTGCGCGCCGGGAGGATGCTCGCCGAGCAGCCAAGTGCGCCTGCCTATCGCGTCGAATAGCGGCTGCAGGCGCGCCAGCGCTGGCGCTTCTCCGGCCGCAAGGATGTTCAACTCGCCCTGCGCCGCCACATCAGGCCGTCCCAATACCGGCGCGGCGACATAGGCAATGCCCGCTTTGCGATGGTGCTCGAGCAATTCCTCGGAAAAGGCGACCGAGATCGTCGAACTGACCACGTGCACCACCCCCTGGCGCGCCTGCCGCAGCGCGCCGCCATCGAGCAGCACGCCGCGGATCGCCGCATCGTCCGACAGCATGGTCAAAACGGCATCGGCCTGGAATGCCTGGTCCGGGGATGCCACCATCGCCACGCCGGCGACTTCGCCGCCGGAGCGGTTCCAGCATTTGACATCATGCCCGGCCTTCACCAGGTTGGCCGCCATCGCCCGACCCATGGCGCCCAGGCCGATCAATCCGATTTCCATAGTCCTCTCCCTGTGTGGGGCACTTACGTCCGGGCGACATTCCCAGGCCCCATATATATATCGACCAGTACAAATGTAGACGGGCGCGCTGCGCTCGTCAATAATTTATATATCGACCGGTATGTATGTACAGGCAAAGGGAACATCGCATGGCGCAAATGGGCAGGCCGCGCACCTTCGACCGTGACGCGGCCATCGAGCAGGCATTGCGCCTGTTCTGGGAACAGGGCTATGAGTCGACTTCGCTGAGCCAGCTCAAGGCGGCGATCGGCGGGGGCATCTCCTCGCCCAGTTTTTATGCCGCTTTCGGATCCAAGGCGGCGCTATTCCAGGAATGCGCCGAGCGTTACTTGTCCACCCATGCCAAGGTGACCGACTCCCTGTGGGACAAGACCTTGCCGCCGCGCCAGGCATTGGAAACCACCCTGCGCCGCTCGGCCCGCATGCAATGCGACCCCAGGCATCCCAAGGGCTGCATGGTGGCACTGGGCACGATGAGCGCGCCTTCGCCGGAATTCGCCGCGGTCACCGCACCGCTAGCTCGCTCGCGCGCGCGGACGCGCACGGGCATCAAGGCCTGCATCGAACGCGGGGTGGCCGAAGGCGCCTTGCCGGCGGACACCGACGTGGCCGCCCTTGCCACCCTGTTCAACAGCTTCCTGCTGGGACTTTCCACACTGGCGCGGGACGGCGTGGGCCTGGCCGCCATGGATGCCGCCATCTCGCAGGCAATGCGCCTATGGGACGGGGCCGCGGCGCGCCCATCCGGGCGCAAACCGCGGCAGGCCTGACCGTCCCGGCTGGGCGCGCATCCCGCAGGCTGGGGTGAGGCGTCAGCCCTGCTCCACCGCCTTGGCGATGGCCATGCCGGCCTCGGTCGTGGACGCCTTGCCGCCCAGATCCGGCGTCACATCGCCATCCACCAGGCTTTTCTCGATGGCCCGGACGATGGCGTCGTGCGCATCGCGGTACTTGCCCTGGCCGTCGCCAAGGAAATCCAGCATCATTGCTCCGGACCAGATCATGCCGATGGGGTTGGCGATGTTCCTGCCATAGATGTCGGGCGCCGAGCCATGCACCGGCTCGAAAAGCGAGGGGAATTTGCGTTCGGGATTCAGGTTGGCCGATGGCGCGATGCCTATGGTGCCC is from Bordetella bronchialis and encodes:
- a CDS encoding TetR/AcrR family transcriptional regulator; translation: MATSSSTTYDEILRCARGLIIAGGYNGFSYADISEVVGIRKASIHHHFPSKVDLVRTLLERYREEAETGIAALQRYHPDPVDQLRAYIGYWAQCIGDPTSAFCVCALLASQMPVLPPELVVEVRAHFRRLSGWLASVLEEGAKQGKLALSDNAANEAEVFMAAVHGAMLSARAYGDEKVFTVVTEPLVQRLAIARH
- a CDS encoding PaaI family thioesterase — encoded protein: MNPATERHHPAPAAMTEAVEHLPVLEYLRRQLEGTLDADATTHMRYPTAISRLLDFRIVAIGEAMAAVELDADAARHGNQQGTVHGGMLCELADAAIGTAHSTLIRQGESFTSIDLKATFLRPVWQARLRAHAWAEHRGRTISHYRCDIQREDGKLVATIASAVLTLSGEQARGR
- a CDS encoding PLP-dependent aminotransferase family protein; translated protein: MASSPLSQVIDRIAADIRSGKLPPGTALPTHRQLAARHGIAIASASKVYARLKATGLVIGETGRGTFVRDRPAHREWDSGDEARLSADAADLSFNHPTWPGQADLLRAMLRELAGSGDLAALMHQQPPGGRRHERQIVADFLARERGIQATASRVFLVNGAQQGLDIAAGAWLRAHDTVAADALTYPGFKMLAQARDLALRPIPASPGGPDLDALEALCLRHRIRAIYAMPTLHNPLGWVLDASQRERLVAIARRYDCMLIEDASYAYLAGTASPPLVALAPERTVYVSSLSKSVASGLRFGYVLAPETLALRIKARIRASFWSMPSLVTAMATRWMQDGTVQRLESEHRRGARLRQAIARKAFAGMDLTAHPSGPFVWLRLPPDLRMDRIAMALSERHIAVSKAEAYATTRHAPQALRLGLSSVPLDRLPAVLAEVRSTIEMYPI
- a CDS encoding NAD(P)-dependent oxidoreductase, translated to MEIGLIGLGAMGRAMAANLVKAGHDVKCWNRSGGEVAGVAMVASPDQAFQADAVLTMLSDDAAIRGVLLDGGALRQARQGVVHVVSSTISVAFSEELLEHHRKAGIAYVAAPVLGRPDVAAQGELNILAAGEAPALARLQPLFDAIGRRTWLLGEHPPGAHAAKIACNMMIAMAIEAMAEAVSLTDAHGVRRADFFELILGTLFGSRSYQVYSALIEQGKYEPGFKASLGLKDLRLAREAARGLQGPLPMLAAVHEQMRLAVEDGGADRDWSIMADFTLRTTGKPERRQAG
- a CDS encoding TetR/AcrR family transcriptional regulator, with the protein product MAQMGRPRTFDRDAAIEQALRLFWEQGYESTSLSQLKAAIGGGISSPSFYAAFGSKAALFQECAERYLSTHAKVTDSLWDKTLPPRQALETTLRRSARMQCDPRHPKGCMVALGTMSAPSPEFAAVTAPLARSRARTRTGIKACIERGVAEGALPADTDVAALATLFNSFLLGLSTLARDGVGLAAMDAAISQAMRLWDGAAARPSGRKPRQA